Genomic DNA from Candidozyma auris chromosome 1, complete sequence:
TACAGAacagttgaagaagaagggtCTGTGCATTAAGACTCACTTCAGGATTGTGTTGTGTCTTTTGTTCTCATCACCCGTTACTGCAGTTGTTTTCCTGGGTTACCTTCTTTATGGTGGCCCAGATGGAGTCGCCACATTAACACATCGTCTATTGACTCTGTGGGACGAATTGCAGTGCTGGACTTGGTTTGTTGTGGTTCTTGGGTGGTTCCCGGCTTGGGTCTCAATAGCCCTAGCATACACTTTTGGTACTTTTGAGGATGTGCAAGCTAATGGTAACGAtaatgaaaaaagtgaatAGATTTACATACATGAAGCAGCTTAATGTTTATAAGTGTGCACAAACTTCTCATGAAAAGCAGCCCAGCTACTTATCCACTCAGTTCCTGGAggcaaaaatgtcgttCTCAAGTGTGCGGTGCCTGGTACCTGACCGAAACCATTACCAGGAACACAGCAGATACCAGTcctctccaacaactcagTGCAGTAGAACTCATCAATAGTCAAGTTTAGCTCTTCAGCTTTCTTGTATAATGCAGGGTACTGATCctttgagaagttcaagcGTGGGAAGAGGTACATAGCACCTTGTGGCTTCTGACAGTCCACATCAGCCATCTTCGTGAAAGCCTCATACAACAGCAGAGCTCTTTTTTGAAGGTCTCTGTGGATCGACAGGGTCTCGTGGTGATATAACTCGTAAGATGGATCACCCTTCACGGGTGGGTTGATCatgagctcaacaagaatCTGACCAGAAACAACGGAGCAGAGATTAATGGAAGCTagcttgaagatgatgtcACGTACCTCACGAGTGAAACCCACCAACTCCATGTATCCACCACGCTGACCACATTCACCACTGACACCTTTAGAGGTGGAATGCAAGGATGCAAGCTGGACGTTCTTGTAGAGTTCGTGATCACTTCCAAGTAATTTGGCCAAAACCTTTTTCACAGAGATGAATTCGCCATGGAACACGTTCTCCTGGTAGACTTCATCGGCGATGATGGCAATTCCGTGTTCAGCAGCAATGTTGATGACCTCGACAATGTcgttttctttcaagatgGCACCAGTAGGGTTACCTGGGTTGATTACAACCAATGCCTTGATCTGGACACCCTTTTCCTTATTCTCTGCAATCAAGTCACGAATTTGTTCTGGGTCAGTAGACCACTGCTTGTCCTCATTCAAGAAGTATCCAATTGGAACAGCATTGTTCAAAGCAATAGAAGCAGTGTACAATGGGTACTGAGGAATAGGAATCAAGAAACCAGACTTATCGCTCGAGGACAAGACCTGAATCAAGTATGAGACTGCAGCAGAGGCACCACTGGTTAAGAAGATATCATTTGGATCAGCAGGGTAACcgtctcttctttcaatgaAGTTGGCAACAGATTGACGAATGCCGGCATCACCTTGAGAGTGGGAATAGGCACCCACGGATCCTGTGGACTTTAGAAGCTTTCTTGCACGCTGAACCGTATCTGCGGGGTACAAATGATCTCTAACGGTAGGTTCTAACTTCTCAATTTTGCTGATGAGATTAGGGTATTGGGTCAATGACAAGACTTGTCTGTACCAGGATAAAGGTTTCTGGTCCAATTGCTGAGGGTTGCCAATATTGGCACTGATAATGCGGTCGTAGGGCAAGCCATGATTCTCGTTTGAATCGAGCTGCGACCTCAATTCGTCAGCACGAATTGGGATCTTACCACGCACAGCGTACTTGGCCTCAAGTGTGGACTCATTCAAGTCCTTGATGGTAAAAGGTGGAGC
This window encodes:
- the ALT1 gene encoding alanine transaminase produces the protein MAPSLIARRFQGSFLPAPPFTIKDLNESTLEAKYAVRGKIPIRADELRSQLDSNENHGLPYDRIISANIGNPQQLDQKPLSWYRQVLSLTQYPNLISKIEKLEPTVRDHLYPADTVQRARKLLKSTGSVGAYSHSQGDAGIRQSVANFIERRDGYPADPNDIFLTSGASAAVSYLIQVLSSSDKSGFLIPIPQYPLYTASIALNNAVPIGYFLNEDKQWSTDPEQIRDLIAENKEKGVQIKALVVINPGNPTGAILKENDIVEVINIAAEHGIAIIADEVYQENVFHGEFISVKKVLAKLLGSDHELYKNVQLASLHSTSKGVSGECGQRGGYMELVGFTREVRDIIFKLASINLCSVVSGQILVELMINPPVKGDPSYELYHHETSSIHRDLQKRASSLYEAFTKMADVDCQKPQGAMYLFPRLNFSKDQYPALYKKAEELNLTIDEFYCTELLERTGICCVPGNGFGQVPGTAHLRTTFLPPGTEWISSWAAFHEKFVHTYKH